The Anopheles coluzzii chromosome 2, AcolN3, whole genome shotgun sequence genome window below encodes:
- the LOC120952790 gene encoding neurofibromin isoform X3 — MATQKPGEWANSLLARFEEQLPYRTGPHGTQARLSIDETMNCLIQISRYRFSLVISGLTKMLQRVNEIFQPPACRGHEPERCCYDSLIIILETLERCLSGQSKDTARFEEAMNVKLLLREICQFIDIQNENNQNATSLKALASKVLFALSQNHFGAVFNRISARLQELSTCAEENPDYSDIELIQHIDLDVHRLTKLLTETIQKFKSLKKSAHMILLSSLERALWNWIEFHPKEFEDLQRNPNDELSKCCETFFDILDSYSENKKARAAVWPLQIMLLILSPKVLEEIVNADSGAPCSPRHLKKKHFMEGIKKGLGAHASSKQSTESAAIACVKLCKASTYININDSNNVTFQLVQSVINDLKALLFNPAKPFSRGQGFNFQDIDLMIDCWVSCFRIKPHNNEALKVCLSLNSPPAYHFVIVSSLLKIVTQARLPWWPQIDLVYARSGELRGLFTDTLNKATQGYIAHTPLRMITSLTLKSKDAQSRLTRPDEGPAHKALLLLMVRLIHADPMLLLNSLGKAGHEVQSSTLELINGLVSLVHQPTMPDVAQEAMEALLALHSPDKIEVWNPEAPINTFWDVSSQVLFSISQKLIQHQIANYTDVLKWLREILICRNTFLQRHKDYANVGSQIAICRQAHIKLEVVFFMYLWSVDLDAVMVSLSCFGLLCEEAEIRSGSDELTVGFILPNYHLYQELSHTSATLTSPQNAESRYSFFEHLHGRVTLQRNIMSLLRKIEHCVNGVQPAWEETFRNWEVTSKLLQSYPKGKPEEGQAEVFHRSMGKRRASHQSSEHDLEEQITEWANMTWFLLALGGVCLQKPRNQRQATQGYNLPIGTAGPSLMQSTTSLSSSSSGRGSMHPIMGSLVSSIGPGSSQEVQYCPVTQFIGQLLRLLVCNNEKFGPQIQKHVKELVGQEMSAQLYPILFDQIRSIVEKFFDQQGQVVVTDINTQFIEHTIYIMKSVLDGRQSKDQNDQPANAEHLGVTSIENLMLAIVRYVRHLDMTVHAIHIKTKLCQLVEVMMKRRDDLAFRQEMKFRNKLVEYLTDWVMGTSHQIAPPGSGDVTIITRDLDQACMEAVAALLRGLPLQPEESDRGDLMDAKSALFLKYFTLFMNLLNDCVDGSEADKDTNNPPLLPPRPRVAAGKLTALRNATIQAMSNLLSANIDSGLMHSIDLSYNPDLQTRAAFMEVLTQILQQGTEFDTLAESVMADRFEQLVQLVTMISDKGELPIAMALASVVTTSQMDELARVLVTLFDAKHLLSPLLWNMFYREVEVSDCMQTLFRGNSLGSKIMAFCFKIYGASYLQGLLEPLIRPLLGDEPTSSFEVDPARLEPTEDIEVNRKNLIALTQKVFDAIVNSADRFPPQLRSMCHCLYQVLSKRFPNLLQNNIGAVGTVIFLRFINPAIVSPQELGIVGKQVPTQIKRGLMLMSKILQNIANHVEFSKEQHMLCFNDFLRAHFEAGRRFFIQIASDCETVDQTSHSMSFISDANVLALHRLLWSHQERIGDYLSSSRDHKAVGRRPFDKMATLLAYLGPPEHKPVDSHLLFSSYARWSSIDMSSTNFEEIMVKHQMHEKEEFKTLKSMNIFYQAGTSKAGNPVFYYIARRYKIGETNGDLLIYHVILTLKPFCHSPFEVVIDFTHTCSDNRFRTEFLQKWFYVLPEVAYENLYAAYIYNCNSWVREYTKFHDRILAPLKGCRKLIFLDSPAKLNDVIDPEQQKLPGATLSLDEDLKVFNNALKLSHKDTKVAIKVGPTALQITSAEKTKVLAHSVLLNDVYYASEIEEVCLVDDNQFTLSIANESSQLSFIHNDCDNIVQAIIHIRNRWELSQPDSVTVHQKIRPKDVPGTLLNMALLNLGSSDPNLRTAAYNQLCALTATFDLKIEGQLLETQGLCIPSNNTIFIKSVSETLATNEPHLTLEFLEECIQGFQRSTIELKHLCLEYMTPWLANLVRFCKPSDEGKRQKQVAQILEKLINLTIEQKEMYPSIQAKIWGSIGQIPELIDMVLDNFIHKSVSSGLGSPQVEIMADTAVALASANVQLVAKKVIGRLCRVMDKTCHSPTQYLEQHMMWDDIAILARYLLMLSFNNCLDVARHLPYLFHTVTFLVCTGSLSMRASTHGLVINIIHSLCTCTKPSFSEETQRMLRLSLDEFSLPKFYLLFGISKVKSAAVTAFRSSCRHPNDRWLGNERVSQAPPADRERLALPSLEVITEALLEIMEACMRDIPDCDWLQTWTSLAKSFAFCFNPALQPRALIVFGCISKSVTDQDVKQLLRILVKALESFNDIILLEALVMCLTRLQPLLRPESPIHRALFWVAVSVLQLDESTLYAAGLALLEQNLHTLNSQQLFDNQNIADVMMATREPLEWHFKQLDHAVGLSFKSNFHFALVGHLLKGFRHPTPTTVSRTSRVLTMLLGIVAKPHRRDKFEVTPDSVAYLTALVCFSEEVRSRCHVKHTVPRWPVESGGSGDSASGSSSDPSAPNSAGGGPLTGGSGPGGSSGSGGHSVRRQKSWDMLDQSAIQYARQSHKVQQHQEPVVIRGKSWRSLDSAHNPHLGMISHSSFVTHGINTTTNNINNMITMINMNSNTSNSITPGMPNLNNNNNNSSILTNIISSNNNNNTTNTTSTAGSFASAVATNATTVAGPLGVGAYQSQRNDFRNRRSSSEPVNHGQMVLMNPNIAKLIALNQGHTPTYGHGGGGGVGTHQQPSQVAIAAAVTAAAAAAATAGAAAATGTQLPRPTSPLPPAVPTVPVTTDEEGSEQARDATKQGTNKDESENFIVDCLQDISSIKERGSRSSVSNESNVLLDPEVLPDSSTQALVLTVLATLVKYTTDEAETRVLYQYLAEGSIVFPKVFPVIHSLLDQKVNNVLSVSNDQIVLASVQSIIQNMLASEDASQQPLHFLQSCGFGGLWRFAGPFTKYNMMVESSELFVNFLEAMVETCLPVEESTPMPPSPRPYNLSSSLSSLTLGSPTDKAFSSESLDHDGFSGSVSSLRRASCSKARTGSKHRFIDSPTHNI, encoded by the exons ATGGCTACACAGAAACCGGGCGAGTGGGCCAACTCACTGTTGGCCCGGTTCGAGGAGCAG CTCCCTTACCGCACCGGTCCCCATGGCACACAGGCGCGGCTCAGCATTGACGAAACGATGAACTGCTTGATACAGATATCGCGCTACCGCTTTTCGCTCGTCATTTCCGGCCTGACGAAAATGTTGCAGCGTGTGAACGAGATT TTTCAACCGCCTGCCTGCCGGGGTCACGAGCCGGAACGGTGCTGCTATGATTCGTTGATCATCATCCTAGAGACGCTCGAACGGTGCCTGTCCGGGCAGTCGAAAGATACGGCACGTTTCGAGGAAGCGATGAATGTGAAACTGCTCCTCCGGGAAATTTGCCAATTTATTG ATATACAGaatgaaaacaatcaaaatgcCACCTCGCTGAAGGCGCTCGCCTCGAAGGTGCTGTTCGCACTGTCCCAGAACCACTTCGGGGCCGTGTTTAACCGCATCTCGGCCCGCCTGCAGGAGCTGAGCACGTGCGCGGAGGAGAATCCCGACTACAGCGACATCGAGCTGATCCAGCACATCGATCTGGACGTGCACCGGCTGACGAAGCTGCTGACGGAGACGATACAGAAGTTTAAGTCGCTGAAAAAGTCCGCCCACATGATCCTGCTCAGCTCGCTGGAGCGCGCGCTCTGGAACTGGATCGAGTTTCACCCGAAGGAGTTCGAGGACCTGCAGCGCAACCCGAACGACGAGCTGAGCAAATGCTGCGAAACGTTCTTCGACATACTGGACTCGTACTCGGAGAACAAGAAGGCCCGGGCCGCCGTGTGGCCGCTGCAGATCATGCTGCTGATACTGAGCCCGAAGGTGCTGGAGGAGATTGTGAACGCCGACTCGGGTGCGCCGTGCTCGCCGCGCCACCTGAAGAAGAAACACTTCATGGAGGGCATCAAGAAGGGGCTGGGGGCGCACGCGTCCTCTAAGCAGTCGACCGAATCGGCTGCCATCGCGTGTGTGAAGCTGTGCAAAGCGTCCACGTACATCAACATCAACGACTCGAACAACGTGACGTTCCAGCTGGTGCAGAGCGTGATAAACGATCTGAAGGCGCTGCTGTTCAACCCGGCGAAACCGTTCTCGCGCGGCCAGGGCTTCAACTTTCAGGACATCGATCTGATGATCGACTGCTGGGTGTCCTGCTTTCGCATCAAGCCGCACAACAACGAGGCGTTGAAGGTGTGCCTGAGTCTCAACTCGCCGCCGGCCTATCATTTTGTCATCGTCAGCTCGCTGCTGAAGATCGTCACCCAGGCGCGGCTACCCTGGTGGCCCCAGATCGACCTGGTGTACGCACGGTCCGGCGAGCTGCGAGGCCTCTTCACAGACACGCTGAACAAAGCGACCCAGGGCTACATCGCCCACACGCCGCTGCGCATGATCACCTCGCTGACGCTCAAATCGAAGGACGCCCAGAGCCGGCTGACCCGCCCGGACGAGGGGCCAGCGCACaaggcgctgctgctgctgatggtgcggCTGATCCATGCCGatccgatgctgctgctgaacagCCTCGGCAAGGCGGGGCACGAGGTGCAAAGCTCGACGCTCGAGCTGATCAACGGGCTCGTCTCGCTCGTGCACCAGCCCACGATGCCGGACGTGGCGCAGGAAGCGATGGAAGCGCTGCTCGCCCTGCACTCGCCCGACAAGATCGAGGTGTGGAATCCCGAGGCGCCGATCAACACGTTCTGGGACGTGAGCTCGCAGGTGCTGTTTTCGATCTCGCAAAAGCTGATCCAGCACCAGATCGCCAACTACACGGACGTGCTCAAGTGGCTGCGCGAGATACTGATCTGCCGCAACACGTTCCTGCAGCGGCACAAGGATTACGCGAACGTTGGCAGCCAGATCGCGATCTGTCGCCAGGCGCACATCAAGCTCGAGGTGGTGTTTTTCATGTACCTGTGGTCGGTCGATCTGGACGCGGTCATGGTGTCGCTGTCGTGCTTCGGGCTGTTGTGCGAGGAGGCGGAAATACGGTCCGGTTCGGACGAGCTTACGGTGGGCTTCATTCTGCCGAACTATCACCTCTACCAGGAGCTGTCGCACACCTCGGCCACGCTAACGTCGCCCCAGAATGCGGAATCGCGGTACAGCTTCTTCGAGCATCTGCACGGGCGTGTGACGCTGCAACGCAACATCATGTCGCTGCTGCGCAAGATCGAACACTGCGTGAACGGCGTGCAGCCGGCGTGGGAGGAAACGTTCCGCAACTGGGAGGTAACGAGCAAGCTGCTCCAGAGCTACCCGAAAGGAAAGCCGGAGGAAGGGCAGGCGGAGGTGTTTCACCGGAGCATGGGCAAACGGCGCGCGAGCCACCAGAGCTCCGAGCACGATCTCGAGGAGCAAATCACCGAGTGGGCCAACATGACCTGGTTCCTGCTGGCGCTCGGCGGTGTCTGCCTGCAGAAGCCTCGCAATCAGCGACAGGCGACGCAAGGCTACAATCTGCCGATCGGAACGGCCGGACCGTCCCTGATGCAATCCACCACCTCGCTGTCCAGCTCGAGCTCGGGGCGCGGCTCGATGCATCCGATCATGGGATCGCTGGTATCGTCGATCGGGCCGGGCAGCAGCCAGGAGGTGCAGTACTGCCCGGTGACCCAGTTCATTGGCCAGCTGTTGCGACTGCTCGTGTGCAACAACGAAAAGTTCGGCCCGCAGATACAGAAGCACGTGAAGGAGCTGGTCGGGCAGGAAATGTCGGCCCAGCTGTATCCCATCCTGTTCGACCAGATACGCTCGATCGTGGAAAAGTTCTTCGACCAGCAGGGCCAGGTGGTCGTCACGGACATCAACACGCAGTTCATCGAGCACACGATCTACATCATGAAGTCGGTACTGGACGGGCGGCAAAGCAAGGACCAGAACGACCAGCCGGCGAACGCGGAGCATCTCGGCGTGACGAGCATCGAGAATCTCATGCTAGCGATCGTGCGGTACGTGCGCCACCTGGACATGACCGTGCACGCGATCCACATCAAGACCAAGCTCTGCCAGCTGGTGGAGGTGATGATGAAGCGGCGGGACGATCTCGCCTTCCGGCAGGAGATGAAGTTCCGCAACAAGCTGGTGGAGTATCTGACGGACTGGGTGATGGGCACGTCGCACCAGATCGCGCCGCCGGGCTCGGGTGACGTGACGATAATTACGCGCGATCTCGACCAGGCGTGCATGGAGGCGGTGGCGGCCCTGTTGCGCGGTTTGCCCCTCCAGCCGGAGGAATCGGACCGCGGCGATCTAATGGACGCGAAGAGCGCACTGTTCCTGAAGTACTTCACGCTGTTCATGAACCTGCTGAACGATTGCGTGGACGGTTCGGAAGCGGACAAAGACACGAACAATCCGCCGCTGTTGCCGCCCCGGCCGAGGGTAGCGGCCGGGAAGCTGACCGCCCTGCGCAACGCCACCATCCAGGCGATGTCCAACCTGCTGAGCGCGAACATCGACTCGGGCCTGATGCATTCGATCGATCTGAGCTACAACCCCGACCTGCAGACCCGGGCAGCGTTCATGGAGGTGCTGACGCAGATCCTGCAGCAGGGCACCGAGTTCGATACGCTCGCCGAGTCCGTGATGGCCGACCGTTTCGAGCAGCTGGTGCAGCTCGTGACAATGATCAGCGACAAGGGCGAGCTGCCGATCGCGATGGCCCTTGCCTCCGTGGTGACCACCTCCCAGATGGACGAGCTGGCCCGCGTGCTGGTGACACTGTTCGACGCGAAGCATCTGCTCTCTCCGCTGCTGTGGAACATGTTCTACCGCGAGGTGGAAGTGTCCGACTGCATGCAGACGCTGTTCCGGGGGAACTCGCTCGGCAGCAAGATAATGGCGTTCTGCTTCAAGATTTACGGGGCGAGCTATCTGCAGGGGCTGCTCGAGCCGCTGATACGCCCACTGCTGGGCGACGAACCGACCAGCAGCTTCGAGGTGGACCCGGCCCGGCTCGAACCGACCGAGGACATTGAGGTGAACCGGAAAAACCTGATCGCCCTCACGCAGAAGGTGTTCGACGCGATCGTCAACTCGGCGGACCGGTTCCCGCCCCAGCTCCGCTCGATGTGCCACTGTCTGTACCAGGTGCTGAGCAAGCGGTTCCCGAACCTGCTGCAGAACAACATCGGCGCGGTCGGTACGGTGATCTTTCTGCGCTTTATCAACCCGGCGATCGTGTCGCCCCAGGAGCTGGGCATCGTCGGCAAGCAGGTGCCGACGCAGATCAAGCGCGGCCTGATGCTGATGTCGAAAATACTGCAAAACATCGCCAACCACGTGGAGTTCTCGAAGGAGCAGCACATGCTGTGCTTTAACGATTTTCTGCGCGCCCACTTCGAGGCGGGCCGGCGCTTCTTCATACAGATCGCCTCCGACTGCGAGACGGTCGACCAGACGTCGCACAGCATGAGCTTCATCTCGGACGCGAACGTGCTGGCGCTGCACCGGTTGCTGTGGTCGCACCAGGAGCGCATCGGCGACTACCTGTCCAGCAGCCGGGACCACAAGGCGGTCGGGCGGCGCCCGTTCGACAAGATGGCCACGCTGCTCGCGTACCTCGGGCCGCCCGAGCACAAGCCGGTCGACTCGCACCTGCTCTTCTCGTCCTACGCCCGCTGGAGCTCGATCGACATGTCGTCGACCAACTTCGAGGAGATCATGGTGAAGCACCAGATGCACGAGAAGGAGGAGTTCAAGACGCTGAAATCGATGAACATCTTCTACCAGGCCGGCACGAGCAAGGCGGGCAATCCGGTGTTCTACTACATCGCGCGCCGCTACAAGATCGGCGAAACGAACGGCGACCTGCTGATCTACCACGTGATCCTGACGCTCAAACCGTTCTGCCACTCGCCGTTCGAGGTGGTGATCGACTTCACGCACACCTGCTCGGACAACCGCTTCCGGACGGAGTTTCTGCAGAAGTGGTTCTACGTGTTGCCGGAGGTCGCGTACGAGAATCTTTACGCCGCGTACATCTACAACTGCAACTCGTGGGTGCGCGAGTACACCAAGTTTCACGATCGCATACTGGCCCCGCTCAAGGGCTGCCGGAAGCTGATCTTTCTCGACTCGCCAGCCAAGCTGAACGACGTGATCGACCCGGAGCAGCAGAAGCTGCCCGGCGCGACCCTCTCGCTCGACGAAGATCTGAAGGTGTTCAACAACGCGCTCAAGCTGAGCCACAAGGACACGAAGGTGGCGATCAAGGTCGGGCCGACCGCGCTCCAGATTACGTCTGCCGAGAAGACGAAGGTGCTGGCCCACTCGGTGCTGCTGAACGACGTGTATTACGCGTCGGAAATCGAGGAGGTGTGCCTGGTGGACGACAACCAGTTCACGCTGTCGATCGCCAACGAAAGCTCGCAGCTCAGCTTCATCCACAACGACTGCGACAACATCGTGCAGGCGATCATACACATCCGCAACCGGTGGGAGCTGAGCCAGCCCGACTCGGTCACCGTGCATCAGAAGATCCGGCCGAAGGATGTGCCGGGCACGCTGCTCAACATGGCCCTGCTGAACCTGGGCTCGTCCGATCCGAACCTGCGCACGGCCGCGTACAACCAGCTGTGCGCCCTGACCGCCACCTTCGATCTGAAGATCGAGGGCCAGCTGCTCGAAACGCAGGGCCTCTGCATCCCGTCGAACAACACGATCTTCATCAAGTCGGTGAGCGAAACGTTGGCCACGAACGAGCCGCACCTGACGCTGGAGTTTCTCGAGGAGTGCATCCAGGGCTTTCAGCGCAGCACGATCGAGCTGAAGCATCTGTGTCTCGAGTACATGACGCCCTGGCTGGCGAATCTGGTACGGTTCTGCAAACCGTCCGACGAGGGCAAGCGGCAAAAGCAGGTAGCGCAGATCCTCGAGAAGCTGATCAATCTCACGATCGAGCAGAAGGAGATGTATCCCTCGATACAGGCCAAAATCTGGGGCTCGATCGGCCAGATACCGGAGCTGATCGATATGGTGCTGGACAACTTCATCCACAAGTCGGTCAGCTCCGGGCTCGGTTCGCCGCAGGTCGAGATAATGGCCGACACGGCGGTCGCGCTCGCCTCCGCCAACGTGCAGCTCGTGGCGAAGAAGGTGATCGGGCGGCTGTGCCGCGTGATGGACAAAACCTGCCACTCGCCGACGCAGTACCTCGAGCAGCACATGATGTGGGACGACATTGCGATACTCGCGCGCTACCTGCTGATGCTGTCGTTCAACAACTGTCTCGACGTGGCCCGCCATCTGCCGTACCTCTTCCACACGGTGACGTTTCTCGTGTGCACTGGCTCGCTGTCGATGCGCGCCTCGACCCACGGGCTCGTGATCAACATCATCCACTCGCTGTGTACCTGCACCAAGCCGTCCTTCTCGGAGGAAACCCAGCGCATGCTGCGCCTGTCGCTGGACGAGTTCTCCCTGCCCAAGTTCTATCTGCTGTTCGGCATCAGCAAGGTGAAGTCGGCCGCCGTCACGGCGTTCCGTTCCTCCTGTCGCCATCCGAACGACCGCTGGTTGGGCAACGAGCGTGTGTCGCAGGCACCGCCGGCTGATCGCGAGCGTCTGGCGCTGCCCTCGCTCGAGGTGATCACCGAGGCGCTGCTGGAAATCATGGAAGCCTGCATGCGCGACATTCCCGACTGCGACTGGCTGCAGACGTGGACGTCGCTAGCGAAAAGCTTCGCCTTCTGCTTCAATCCCGCCCTGCAGCCCCGGGCACTGATCGTGTTCGGCTGCATCTCGAAAAGCGTCACCGATCAGGACGTGAAGCAGCTGCTGCGCATCCTGGTGAAAGCGCTGGAATCGTTCAACGATATCATACTGCTCGAGGCGCTGGTAATGTGTCTGACCCGGCTGCAGCCGCTGCTCCGGCCGGAATCGCCCATCCATCGGGCACTGTTTTGGGTGGCGGTAAGCGTCCTGCAGCTGGACGAATCGACCCTGTACGCGGCCGGTTTGGCACTGCTCGAGCAGAACCTGCACACGCTCAACTCGCAACAGCTGTTCGACAACCAGAACATTGCCGACGTGATGATGGCGACGCGGGAACCGCTCGAGTGGCACTTCAAGCAGCTCGACCATGCCGTCGGCCTGTCGTTCAAGTCGAACTTTCACTTCGCGCTGGTAGGGCATTTGCTGAAGGGCTTTCGGCACCCGACGCCAACCACCGTGTCGCGCACGTCCCGCGTACTGACGATGCTGCTCGGGATCGTTGCGAAACCGCACCGGCGGGACAAGTTCGAGGTAACGCCGGACAGTGTCGCCTATCTGACTG CGCTCGTTTGCTTCTCGGAGGAGGTACGCTCACGCTGCCACGTCAAACACACCGTACCGCGATGGCCCGTAGAGTCGGGCGGTTCGGGTGATTCGGCCAGTGGTAGCAGTAGTGATCCGTCGGCACCAAACTCGGCCGGCGGTGGCCCACTAACGGGTGGATCGGGCCCGGGCGGCTCCAGCGGCTCCGGTGGCCATAGTGTGCGCCGTCAAAAGTCCTGGGATATGTTGGACCAGTCCGCTATCCAGTACGCACGCCAGTCGCACAAAGTACAGCAGCACCAG GAACCGGTCGTTATCAGAGGAAAGTCGTGGAGAAGTCTCGATTCGGCGCACAATCCGCACCTGGGAATGATCAGTCATTCCTCTTTCGTTACTCACGGTATCAACACTACTaccaacaacatcaacaacatgaTCACCATGATCAACATGAACAGCAACACTTCAAACTCCATCACTCCAGGCATGCCTaacctcaacaacaacaacaacaacagctccaTCCTTACtaacatcatcagcagcaacaacaacaacaacactactAACACCACTTCCACGGCCGGTAGTTTCGCTAGTGCTGTCGCCACTAACGCTACCACCGTCGCTGGCCCGCTAGGCGTCGGTGCGTACCAAAGCCAGCGGAACGATTTTCGGAACCGCCGCTCCTCGTCCGAACCGGTCAACCATGGGCAGATGGTACTGATGAACCCGAACATTGCCAAACTGATCGCGCTCAATCAGGGCCACACGCCCACCTACGGCCAtggaggtggtggaggtgTTGGTACCCACCAGCAGCCGAGCCAGGTCGCCATCGCTGCTGCAGTAACGGCTGCCGCGGCAGCCGCAGCGACGGCGGGTGCGGCCGCCGCTACTGGCACACAGTTACCACGGCCAACATCTCCACTGCCGCCGGCGGTTCCGACCGTACCGGTGACCACGGACGAAGAAGGCTCCGAGCAGGCGCGGGACGCGACAAAGCAAGGGACAAACAAGGACGAAAGCGAAAACTTTATCGTCGACTGCTTGCAAGACATATCATCGATCAAA GAACGTGGCTCACGGTCGTCGGTGTCGAACGAGTCGAACGTGCTGCTCGATCCGGAAGTGCTGCCCGACTCCTCGACCCAGGCGCTGGTGCTGACCGTGCTGGCAACGCTCGTCAAGTACACGACGGACGAGGCAGAGACGCGCGTCCTCTACCAATACCTGGCGGAAGGATCGATCGTATTTCCGAAGGTTTTCCCGGTGAT TCACTCACTGCTAGATCAGAAGGTCAACAATGTCCTGTCGGTGTCGAACGATCAGATCGTGCTGGCATCGGTGCAGAGCATCATACAGAACATGCTGGCGAGCGAAGACGCTAGCCAGCAGCCCCTTCACTTCCTGCAGAGCTGCGGTTTCGGAGGGCTGTGGCGCTTTGCCGGACCATTTACCAAG